The genomic segment AGCTACCCATGGAAGTGCTTTGGTGTCATTTTGAAGAGTCTGCAAATAACTAAACCTCCACACTGGCTAAGGTAGAGGTCAAAGCACTCATCCTTCAGGACAGCCGAGGAAGGCCAGTCCGCCTCTGCAGGGTGTGTCCCCAGCTCTGGGGCTGACATGCTTTCCTCTCCTAGAATGTTCCGAAATTCCATgcagttaaaacatttttttttatttttttttgagaccgagtttcactctcattacccaggctggagtgcaatggcacgatctcggctcaccacaacctccgcctcctgggttcaggcagttctcctgcctcagcctcctgagtagctgggattacagacacgcaccactgtgcccagctaattttttgtatttttagtagagacggggtttcaccatgttgaccaggatggtctcgatctcttgacctcatgattcacccgccttggcctcccaaagtgctgggattacaggcgtaagccaccgtgcccggccaaaacatTTTTACGTTAGGGCTTTTCTAGCTTTTTTCCTCATGCACAGGAAACAATGTTTCTCATTCCTATTCAATACTCACATCTGTGACTGAAGAAACAGCACTTATTGTAATTGTGTTTGATGCACTGCAATTTTCTACTTTATTCCCTTAAACTCAACACATACATATAGGCTGGTTGCAACCCATTAAAGTGATTTTCATCATCCACTAGTGGGCTTTGAATCACAGTATGAAAAATTTTGCCTTCGATTTAAGCTATCAGCTAATTTTTCCTAATTCACTCATCACAATTTGTTGTGGGAAATTAGTCTGCTGTTTGAAAGAAGATAAGAATtgcaagaagagaagaaaggtttTGCCCAGAAGGGCTGTTAAGCTGCCCAGGGGTGAGGGTAGGGGCAGTGAGTGTCCAAGGAGTAGAGGAAGCCATGGCAAGGCAGCTGggggcaggacagggcagggtGTGGCCGTGCTCCCTAAGACTGGATCGGTCTTAGAGTTCTGAGTGGTCTTTGAATTCATTTAGTCTGACTTCCCAGtcattctagaaatgaaaaagatgtttTCTCTGCGTTTATACTCTATTTTTCTGAGAGTCACAGCAATGCTCTAAAAATGGTTATTTCAGAAGGAAACTCTACTGTTCTTGTTATCTTTTGTGTCACTGGTACTCCTGtactttgtggttttgattttagaGACGGCCTCACCCTGTTGcacagtctagagtgcagtggagtgattttttgtagacacagggtcttgctgtgttgcccaggctggtctcagactcttggcctcaagcaacccttccACCGTGGCCTCTCAAagcctgggattccaggtgtgagccactgtgctggccccaTGACGTGTTTTTATGGGTAAAACAGATCAATGTAAGTAATTCTCAACTTGAAATACTTTCACAACTATAGGAGGCAGCTGTCAGCACCTAATTTTTCTGATGGTAATTCGGTTAGTCCGACTTCCCAGtcattctagaaatgaaaaagatacttttctgtgtttagactTTTTCTGAGAGGCACAACAGTGCTCTAAAAATGATTCTTTCAGAAGGAAACTTTCTACTGTTCTTATCTTTTGTGTCACTGGTACTCCTgcactttttggttttgtttgattttagagacagggcttcagcCTGTTGCACACAGTAAGTACTGTCCATGTGTCCCCTTGTATTTAACCACCAGAGAAACTGTGTGGAAATCCCAGTAAGCTAGGGAGTGGGGTGGTGTCCAAGTGCCCCGCGCCACTGAGCCTTGCTGTGTCTCCACAGGCCTCGGCAAGACGCGCAGGAAGACCAGCGCGCGGGACGCGTCCCCCACGCCCAGCACGGACGCCGAGTACCCAGCCAACGGCAGCGGCGCCGACCGCATCTACGACCTCAACATCCCCGCTTTTGTCAAGTTCGCCTATGTGGCGGAGCGGGAGGATGAGCTGTCCCTGGTGAAGGGGTCGCGCGTCACCGTCATGGAGAAGTGCAGTGACGGTTGGTGGCGGGGCAGCTACAATGGGCAGATCGGCTGGTTCCCCTCCAACTACGTCCTGGAAGAGGTGGATGAGGCGGCTGCAGAGTCCCCGAGTTTCCTGAGCCTGCGCAAGGGCGCCTCGCTGAGCAACGGCCAGGGCTCCCGTGTGCTGCACGTGGTCCAGACGCTGTACCCCTTCAGCTCCGTCACCGACGAGGAGCTCAACTTTGAGAAGGGGGAAACCATGGAGGTGATCGAGAAGCCTGAGAACGACCCCGAatggtggaaatgcaaaaatgCCCGGGGCCAGGTGGGCCTCGTCCCCAAAAACTACGTGGTGGTCCTCAGTGACGGGCCCGCCCTGCACCCTGCGCACGCCCCACAGATAAGCTACACCGGGCCCTCGTCCAGTGGGCGCTTCGCAGGCAGAGAGTGGTACTACGGGAACGTGACGCGGCACCAGGCCGAGTGCGCCCTCAATGAGCGCGGCGTAGAGGGCGACTTCCTCATTAGGGACAGCGAGTCTTCGGTAA from the Callithrix jacchus isolate 240 chromosome 14, calJac240_pri, whole genome shotgun sequence genome contains:
- the NCK2 gene encoding cytoplasmic protein NCK2 isoform X1, which encodes MTEEVIVIAKWDYTAQQDQELDIKKNERLWLLDDSKTWWRVRNAANRTGYVPSNYVERKNSLKKGSLVKNLKDTLGLGKTRRKTSARDASPTPSTDAEYPANGSGADRIYDLNIPAFVKFAYVAEREDELSLVKGSRVTVMEKCSDGWWRGSYNGQIGWFPSNYVLEEVDEAAAESPSFLSLRKGASLSNGQGSRVLHVVQTLYPFSSVTDEELNFEKGETMEVIEKPENDPEWWKCKNARGQVGLVPKNYVVVLSDGPALHPAHAPQISYTGPSSSGRFAGREWYYGNVTRHQAECALNERGVEGDFLIRDSESSPSDFSVSLKASGKNKHFKVQLVDNVYCIGQRRFHTMDELVEHYKKAPIFTSEHGEKLYLVRALQ